The following proteins come from a genomic window of bacterium:
- the rpsJ gene encoding 30S ribosomal protein S10, translating to MVTKSTAPRKRAAAARKKEEVSHKLRIRIRAYEHKILDSSVKQVMDTALRYDARVEGPTPLPVEIKKYTVNRSSFVHKNAREQFEMRTHKRLIDILDPAPKLIEALTNLTLPSGVNVDVKMM from the coding sequence ATGGTTACTAAATCAACGGCTCCGCGTAAGCGCGCCGCGGCAGCGCGCAAAAAGGAGGAGGTTTCGCACAAGCTCCGCATTCGCATCCGCGCCTACGAGCACAAGATTCTTGACTCGTCCGTAAAGCAGGTCATGGACACCGCGCTTCGCTACGATGCGCGGGTCGAGGGTCCGACGCCGCTTCCGGTTGAGATCAAAAAGTACACAGTCAACCGCTCATCGTTCGTGCACAAGAACGCGCGCGAGCAGTTCGAGATGCGCACGCACAAGCGCCTCATTGACATCCTCGACCCGGCGCCGAAGTTGATCGAAGCGCTTACGAATCTCACGTTGCCGTCGGGAGTGAATGTGGACGTGAAGATGATGTAA
- the rplB gene encoding 50S ribosomal protein L2, translating into MKSYRPTTPSRRAMSVVSYKNTLTTARPLKPLVRGGKRHVGRNKDGRITVRHKGGGHKRRFRAVDFSYDKHDIPARIEHLEYDPNRSGFIARLLYADGERRYILAPQRAAVGDSVLISESASVVTGNRLPLGKIPVGAFVHAIELKPGGGARLARSAGNYAEVVAQEGGYTHLKMPSTEIRKVLGGAWASIGEVSNSEHRQRVFGKAGRSRWLGIRPTVRGSAMNPVDHPHGGGEGRSGRGRRRAVSAWGKPTGKGHKTRRAKKYSNAHIISRRRVGKKRG; encoded by the coding sequence ATGAAAAGTTATCGTCCCACCACCCCATCCCGCCGCGCCATGTCGGTCGTGTCATATAAAAATACGCTGACCACCGCGCGGCCGCTGAAGCCGCTCGTCCGCGGCGGCAAGCGCCACGTTGGCCGAAATAAGGATGGCCGCATCACCGTGCGCCACAAAGGCGGCGGCCATAAGCGGCGTTTTCGCGCGGTGGATTTTAGCTACGATAAGCATGACATCCCGGCGCGGATCGAGCACCTTGAATACGACCCGAACCGCTCCGGCTTCATTGCGCGCCTCCTCTATGCGGACGGCGAGCGGCGCTATATCCTCGCGCCGCAGCGCGCAGCAGTGGGGGATAGCGTGCTTATCTCCGAGAGCGCGTCGGTTGTGACAGGAAACAGACTGCCGCTCGGAAAAATTCCTGTCGGCGCGTTTGTCCACGCGATCGAGCTCAAGCCCGGGGGCGGCGCGCGCCTCGCGCGGTCTGCCGGAAACTACGCGGAAGTGGTTGCGCAGGAGGGCGGCTACACGCACCTCAAGATGCCTTCGACTGAAATACGAAAGGTGCTCGGGGGCGCATGGGCTTCAATTGGTGAAGTCTCGAATTCCGAGCACCGTCAGAGAGTGTTCGGCAAGGCGGGCCGTTCGCGATGGCTCGGGATTAGGCCCACCGTGCGCGGCAGTGCGATGAACCCAGTTGACCATCCGCACGGCGGCGGCGAGGGCCGCTCCGGCCGCGGCCGACGCCGTGCGGTCTCCGCGTGGGGAAAGCCCACCGGCAAGGGCCACAAGACCCGCCGTGCGAAGAAATACTCAAACGCCCACATCATCTCGCGTCGTCGTGTTGGCAAGAAACGTGGATGA
- the rplD gene encoding 50S ribosomal protein L4, with amino-acid sequence MHVKSYSQTGAEAGTIDLPDAVFALPWNADLVHQVVVGMQANARTNVAHTKGRGEVRGGGKKPWKQKGTGRARHGSIRSPLWRGGGVTFGPTNEKSYTQKINQKMRVKALFTALSQKLRDGEMLFVDSLTFPAPKTADAKRTVTALAGIEGFGRLATKTRNTALLALARRDEAVEKSFRNFGNISTVEARNLNPVEALKYKYIIFTEPSEVCKILAERQRQ; translated from the coding sequence ATGCATGTCAAGTCTTATAGCCAAACAGGTGCAGAAGCGGGGACCATTGATCTTCCCGATGCCGTTTTTGCTCTGCCGTGGAACGCGGACCTCGTGCACCAGGTCGTGGTCGGCATGCAGGCGAATGCGCGCACGAATGTCGCGCACACCAAGGGTCGTGGCGAGGTGCGCGGCGGCGGGAAAAAACCCTGGAAGCAGAAGGGCACCGGCCGCGCGCGGCATGGCTCGATCCGCTCACCGCTCTGGAGGGGCGGTGGGGTGACGTTTGGTCCGACGAACGAGAAATCATACACACAGAAGATCAACCAGAAGATGCGCGTGAAAGCGCTGTTCACCGCGCTCTCGCAGAAGCTACGCGACGGCGAGATGCTTTTTGTGGACTCGCTCACGTTTCCCGCTCCGAAGACCGCCGACGCGAAGCGCACCGTGACGGCGCTTGCAGGTATTGAAGGGTTCGGGCGGCTCGCGACGAAGACCCGCAACACCGCCCTCCTTGCGCTCGCCCGTCGCGACGAGGCGGTCGAAAAAAGTTTCCGCAACTTCGGCAACATCAGTACGGTTGAAGCCCGCAACTTGAATCCGGTAGAGGCGTTGAAATATAAATATATAATCTTTACCGAACCGAGTGAGGTGTGTAAGATACTTGCCGAGCGACAGCGGCAGTAA
- a CDS encoding NUDIX domain-containing protein, whose translation MEHQTIAVKAMCLFEHEGKVLLCRGYDKVKDEHFYRVPGGHVEFGERAEEAVRREIIEELDSEIEDLVFERVVENIFEYQGAPGHEIVFMYTGRLANSVLHTKDVISYAEHDGSQHEAVWIPAADILSGAARTYPTCDYRSPLTQGI comes from the coding sequence ATGGAACATCAAACAATCGCGGTGAAGGCGATGTGTCTTTTTGAACACGAAGGTAAGGTGCTGCTCTGCCGCGGCTACGATAAAGTCAAGGACGAGCACTTTTACCGGGTACCGGGCGGGCACGTTGAGTTTGGGGAGCGGGCGGAGGAGGCGGTACGACGCGAGATTATAGAGGAGCTCGACTCGGAGATAGAGGATCTTGTGTTCGAGCGCGTTGTTGAAAACATTTTTGAATACCAAGGGGCGCCCGGACACGAAATCGTTTTCATGTATACCGGCCGCCTCGCGAACTCCGTGCTCCACACAAAAGATGTGATTTCCTACGCCGAACATGACGGCTCTCAACACGAGGCAGTGTGGATTCCTGCGGCGGACATCCTCTCTGGCGCTGCACGCACCTATCCGACGTGCGATTATCGTTCCCCTTTGACGCAAGGAATTTAA
- the rplC gene encoding 50S ribosomal protein L3, translating to MKFILATKQHMTQLFDEDGRAYPATLLTAGPVTVTQTKSKERDGYRAVQVGFGAQKAQRLSAQQRGHLKGLGAFRTLREFRLAESEAALERGAMLDVSQFAPGERVRVSATSKGKGFQGVVKRHGFKGGPRSHGQKHSEREPGSIGGGGRAGGRVVKGMRMAGRMGGDRVTVRGLRVLAVDPEAHELLLRGAVPGRRGTLVEVRG from the coding sequence ATGAAATTCATTCTTGCCACCAAACAGCACATGACCCAGCTCTTCGACGAGGACGGGCGTGCATACCCGGCGACTCTACTTACCGCTGGGCCGGTTACCGTGACGCAGACGAAGAGCAAAGAGCGCGATGGCTACCGTGCGGTGCAGGTGGGTTTCGGGGCTCAGAAAGCGCAGCGGCTCTCGGCGCAGCAGCGCGGGCACCTCAAGGGGCTCGGAGCGTTTCGGACGCTCCGCGAATTTCGCTTAGCCGAGAGTGAGGCCGCGCTTGAGCGCGGCGCGATGCTCGACGTCTCGCAGTTTGCTCCGGGAGAGCGCGTGCGGGTCTCCGCTACATCGAAAGGCAAGGGCTTTCAGGGAGTGGTGAAGCGCCACGGATTCAAGGGCGGGCCGAGGAGCCACGGCCAGAAGCACTCGGAGCGCGAGCCGGGCTCGATCGGCGGCGGGGGGCGAGCCGGCGGCCGCGTCGTAAAAGGGATGCGCATGGCGGGCCGCATGGGCGGCGATCGCGTCACGGTGCGCGGTCTTCGGGTGCTCGCGGTGGACCCCGAAGCGCACGAGCTTCTCCTCCGCGGCGCGGTCCCCGGGAGGCGCGGAACGCTTGTTGAGGTGAGGGGATAG
- the tuf gene encoding elongation factor Tu, whose protein sequence is MADFERTKPHVNVGTIGHVDHGKTTLTAAMLHVLNLAGQKVKMRKVDEIDSAPEERARGITIALSHNEYETAERHYAHVDAPGHQDYIKNMITGAAQMDGAIIVVAATDGVMPQTREHILLARQVGVPRIVVFLNKVDMVDDPDLIDLVEEEVRELLSKYDYDGASVPVVRGSALKALDAKSADDEWAKKILELTKALDTFIPIPERDTDKPFLMPVEDIFSIEGRGTVATGRIERGKVKVGEEVEIIGLQNTAKTVVTGIEMFNKSLQEGIAGDNAGILLRGTKKEDIHRGQVLAKPGSVTPHTEFDAEIYVLSKDEGGRHTPFFSGYKPQFYIRTTDVTGDVTLPEGTEMVMPGDTVSAKVKLIAPVALEEKQRFAIREGGKTVGAGAVTKIIA, encoded by the coding sequence ATGGCAGACTTTGAGAGAACAAAGCCGCACGTCAACGTCGGCACCATCGGGCACGTTGACCACGGCAAGACGACCCTGACCGCTGCGATGCTTCACGTCTTGAACCTCGCCGGCCAGAAGGTCAAGATGCGCAAAGTTGACGAGATCGACTCTGCACCGGAGGAGCGCGCGCGCGGCATTACGATCGCGCTCTCGCACAATGAGTACGAGACCGCGGAGCGCCACTATGCGCACGTCGACGCGCCGGGCCACCAGGACTACATTAAGAACATGATCACCGGCGCCGCGCAGATGGACGGGGCGATCATCGTGGTCGCGGCCACCGACGGCGTCATGCCGCAGACCCGCGAACACATTCTCCTGGCGCGCCAGGTCGGCGTACCGCGCATTGTCGTCTTCCTCAATAAGGTGGACATGGTGGACGACCCTGACCTCATTGATCTCGTCGAGGAGGAGGTGCGCGAGCTCCTGAGTAAGTACGACTACGATGGCGCAAGCGTGCCGGTTGTGCGCGGCTCGGCACTGAAGGCCCTTGACGCAAAGTCAGCGGACGATGAGTGGGCGAAAAAGATTCTCGAGCTCACGAAGGCGCTCGATACGTTCATCCCAATCCCTGAGCGCGACACGGACAAGCCGTTTCTGATGCCGGTCGAGGACATTTTCTCGATCGAAGGCCGAGGGACGGTCGCAACCGGTCGCATTGAGCGCGGGAAGGTCAAAGTCGGCGAGGAGGTGGAGATTATCGGCCTTCAGAATACTGCGAAAACCGTGGTGACCGGCATCGAGATGTTTAATAAGTCGCTCCAAGAGGGCATTGCTGGCGACAACGCGGGCATACTCCTGCGTGGTACGAAGAAAGAGGACATTCACCGCGGCCAGGTGCTCGCTAAGCCCGGCTCGGTAACGCCGCACACGGAGTTTGACGCGGAGATCTATGTGCTCTCGAAAGACGAAGGTGGGCGTCATACGCCGTTCTTCAGTGGTTACAAGCCGCAGTTCTACATCCGCACGACGGATGTGACCGGCGACGTCACTCTGCCCGAGGGCACCGAGATGGTGATGCCGGGGGATACCGTGAGCGCGAAGGTGAAGCTCATCGCCCCGGTCGCGCTCGAGGAAAAGCAGCGGTTCGCAATCCGCGAAGGAGGGAAGACCGTCGGAGCCGGAGCCGTAACTAAAATTATAGCGTAG
- a CDS encoding peptidoglycan-binding domain-containing protein, with amino-acid sequence MTQVMTQYHPILRAALLAASVAVLVFAMGFALIPLAASANNGGIVFPSCPIQAAENRIVVALDPSQFLYGAGSESGPFLVNIPSGTYDITLASFDNHSQKGGQGQESERWQLKLLDSSGVLLGVTALINDLADADDVLVEKVNEGFMISADVAKLRPFHPDEGNSIRPLCAAFDLVSAGTGTDTGGGTATNTATTTTTIVVTSTSSSTESSASAVNNTSTAGGSSSASCGGCGGIGGGGVTVTPLVVSEEQAQWIGNVIVVTWKTNIPATSRVYYGTQSVEPLLLDEHLGYATGTMLATTTVTEHTVEILEADPTKTYYLRPASQETPEQNFRITGKELSLLPPVSTGPTVAPVGAGSATGVEAATLTRVLIERSGASRTCSAYLTSFIRPGATNNYADVAKLQLFLWQYEGFSDLRITGVYDESTRRAVETFQIRYAADVLIPWGLTSPTGHVYLTTQKKINELYCSRALGIKATFGLSTAADEEIQAYRAALQAERRRQGSPTWEPAEPRVGRGETQGAIGISREPAPEETNQDKVTQVAPARESRVPLVVEDGEDSQDGETTSPRPSPFDGAALIVEEIGDKFATATRNGLIGALFAGFSGPSAPTFLGILSLVLLVVGALMLARSLRSGGPNDPNRKNTPPPPPPFSGSGGGLSQPRTSSSSFGEERGKATMPPPPVQVRTSGSPITSGSPSASVFEMPPASGVRDTARVPGWGAGPQPVASLLRGSVGETLRSPVVGPIASSVDKTDKTAHTETVPFLSPQPVARAISSTSASAPSSRPQPPR; translated from the coding sequence ATGACACAGGTAATGACCCAGTACCATCCGATTCTTCGCGCAGCATTACTTGCAGCTAGCGTGGCAGTCCTCGTGTTCGCCATGGGCTTTGCGCTGATACCGCTTGCGGCATCAGCGAATAACGGTGGCATCGTATTTCCGTCCTGCCCAATTCAGGCTGCAGAAAATCGCATCGTTGTCGCGCTCGATCCCAGTCAATTTCTCTATGGCGCGGGAAGCGAGAGTGGGCCGTTTTTGGTCAATATCCCGTCCGGTACCTACGACATTACGCTCGCGTCATTCGATAACCATTCGCAGAAAGGGGGACAGGGGCAGGAATCAGAGCGCTGGCAGCTCAAGCTCCTCGATTCCTCCGGAGTCCTTCTCGGCGTGACTGCGTTGATAAACGACCTCGCTGATGCTGACGATGTTCTTGTCGAGAAAGTGAATGAGGGGTTTATGATTTCGGCGGACGTTGCGAAACTGCGTCCGTTCCATCCAGACGAAGGGAATAGCATCCGCCCGCTCTGCGCCGCGTTTGATCTTGTTTCGGCCGGGACAGGGACTGATACTGGTGGCGGGACAGCCACGAATACTGCTACGACTACCACGACTATTGTTGTTACGAGTACCTCGAGCAGCACCGAGAGCAGCGCAAGCGCTGTTAATAATACTAGCACCGCTGGCGGCAGCAGCTCTGCGAGCTGTGGGGGCTGTGGGGGTATCGGCGGTGGCGGCGTCACGGTTACGCCACTCGTGGTGAGCGAAGAGCAGGCACAGTGGATAGGGAATGTTATCGTCGTTACGTGGAAGACAAATATACCGGCGACGAGCCGTGTTTATTATGGTACACAGAGCGTCGAGCCGCTGCTCCTCGACGAGCACCTGGGCTACGCGACGGGAACCATGCTCGCGACGACAACCGTGACCGAGCACACCGTGGAGATTTTAGAAGCAGACCCAACCAAGACATACTATCTCCGTCCCGCCTCACAGGAGACGCCGGAGCAGAATTTTCGTATCACTGGTAAAGAATTGAGCCTTTTGCCCCCTGTGTCTACTGGGCCCACCGTGGCTCCGGTTGGTGCAGGTAGCGCGACAGGGGTCGAGGCCGCCACTCTGACGAGAGTGCTTATTGAGCGGAGTGGAGCGTCACGCACCTGTAGCGCGTATCTCACGAGCTTCATACGCCCGGGCGCGACGAACAACTACGCGGATGTGGCCAAGCTCCAACTTTTCCTCTGGCAGTATGAGGGATTTAGCGACCTCAGGATTACCGGCGTCTACGATGAGTCTACCCGCCGAGCGGTTGAGACATTTCAGATACGGTATGCAGCTGACGTACTCATTCCTTGGGGTCTGACCTCGCCGACGGGGCATGTCTATCTCACGACGCAAAAAAAGATTAACGAACTCTATTGCAGCCGCGCACTGGGCATCAAAGCTACCTTTGGACTCTCGACGGCAGCAGATGAGGAAATACAGGCCTACCGAGCTGCCCTTCAGGCGGAGCGCAGACGGCAGGGCTCGCCAACGTGGGAGCCTGCGGAGCCGCGCGTCGGGCGTGGAGAGACGCAGGGAGCTATCGGAATTTCTCGTGAACCCGCACCGGAGGAGACGAACCAAGATAAGGTCACGCAAGTTGCCCCAGCCAGAGAGAGCCGTGTGCCGCTCGTCGTGGAAGATGGCGAGGACTCTCAGGATGGCGAGACGACGAGCCCACGACCGAGTCCTTTTGACGGCGCGGCGCTCATCGTCGAGGAAATCGGTGACAAATTCGCGACCGCGACGCGAAACGGCCTTATCGGTGCCCTCTTTGCCGGATTTTCTGGCCCGTCGGCACCGACGTTTCTTGGCATCCTCTCACTTGTCCTTTTGGTTGTCGGCGCCCTGATGCTGGCTCGTTCACTCCGATCCGGCGGGCCGAACGATCCTAATCGAAAGAACACACCGCCTCCGCCCCCGCCCTTCAGTGGTTCTGGCGGTGGTCTGTCCCAGCCGCGCACTTCTTCCTCGTCCTTTGGGGAGGAACGTGGCAAGGCAACGATGCCACCGCCCCCGGTTCAAGTGCGCACCTCCGGCTCGCCGATCACTTCAGGTAGCCCATCCGCTTCGGTGTTCGAGATGCCGCCAGCAAGCGGCGTTCGGGATACCGCTCGCGTCCCTGGCTGGGGGGCCGGCCCGCAGCCTGTCGCCTCACTGCTTCGTGGGAGTGTCGGCGAGACCCTGCGCTCGCCCGTCGTCGGCCCAATTGCTTCTTCAGTGGACAAGACGGATAAGACGGCGCACACTGAAACCGTCCCGTTCCTTTCGCCTCAACCAGTTGCACGCGCCATCTCGTCAACATCTGCTTCGGCGCCGAGCAGCCGCCCACAGCCGCCGCGGTAG
- a CDS encoding DNA-3-methyladenine glycosylase, with product MSEKRIYSVSIFAHNTGEVAKNLIGMTMVVGKLDAVILEAKGYSRSDNEKDGLYRPLLDMNPGEVFIPPRRRGVSLILIATHDRGRPGGCVLIRAGEINGAVFDGPGKLSRALGINMPAEGTTEWLDEDRFRLVLRGVTLVPELKPARHKKRELSEANGNGIGKETIRKHIQQIARRYLKERPAGVDFADYINALSAQCMSAKEFASMLRR from the coding sequence ATGTCTGAAAAGAGGATTTATTCAGTAAGTATCTTCGCACATAATACCGGTGAGGTTGCAAAAAATCTTATCGGTATGACCATGGTGGTGGGGAAGCTCGATGCCGTGATACTCGAAGCAAAGGGGTACTCGCGGAGTGATAACGAAAAGGACGGCCTGTACCGCCCGCTCCTTGACATGAATCCCGGCGAGGTTTTTATACCACCACGTCGGCGCGGTGTGAGCTTGATCCTCATTGCGACGCATGACCGCGGCAGGCCCGGCGGGTGTGTGCTCATCCGTGCAGGAGAGATTAACGGCGCGGTGTTTGACGGCCCGGGGAAGCTCTCTCGTGCGCTTGGGATTAACATGCCTGCAGAGGGAACGACTGAGTGGCTCGATGAAGACCGTTTCCGTCTTGTGCTGCGCGGCGTGACGCTTGTGCCGGAGCTCAAACCAGCGCGACACAAGAAGCGCGAACTCTCTGAGGCAAATGGCAATGGTATCGGCAAGGAAACGATCCGTAAGCATATCCAGCAAATCGCTCGGCGCTACCTCAAAGAGCGGCCCGCGGGTGTCGACTTCGCAGATTATATCAATGCGCTCTCGGCCCAGTGCATGAGCGCAAAAGAGTTCGCGTCAATGCTGCGACGGTAG
- a CDS encoding 50S ribosomal protein L23, with protein sequence MAFFRKKIQTSEIPATAAARDDAPQHAPGVSEHKRASAPRLASRRSLSDVLIRPRITEKGTIVSAHRAYAFNVAPWANKYEIAAAVRATYKVTPEKVTVARIPAKARFVRGKWGTKVGGKKAYIFLKQGEKIEFV encoded by the coding sequence ATGGCTTTCTTCCGCAAAAAAATACAGACATCCGAGATACCCGCGACCGCAGCGGCGCGTGACGATGCGCCACAGCACGCCCCCGGTGTTTCGGAGCACAAGCGCGCTAGTGCGCCTCGGCTCGCCTCACGTCGGTCTCTCTCCGACGTCCTCATCCGCCCCCGCATTACCGAAAAAGGCACGATTGTCTCCGCGCACCGAGCGTACGCCTTCAACGTCGCGCCGTGGGCGAACAAGTACGAGATTGCCGCGGCGGTCCGCGCGACGTATAAGGTGACGCCAGAGAAGGTCACGGTTGCTCGCATTCCCGCAAAGGCGCGTTTCGTGCGTGGCAAATGGGGTACGAAAGTCGGAGGGAAGAAAGCGTATATTTTCCTCAAACAGGGAGAGAAGATAGAGTTTGTCTAA
- a CDS encoding methyltransferase domain-containing protein translates to MYKATHRDALEMVADFPEGQEKRRLVRYFVETGQLTDDDLAFMMRHEMEKRVAECAETLSNNHLAYFLWERLQAYPERLARALAQLFPDVFYTYGYAYRMIFKLRANLGPVVIPPIQPNADYNPSVFMAELPESVKADLLELHWECVFRDYLYCMSREEAVGFALLDEAILSAETDYDRALYERVRDYCKTLRDMTFPQCMSELNGSPFPSFHVRWWIDYVKDKPRVLNMSDTGTQKTAFATVAMDFYGARKVLVVCTANGRRHWGDEIEGYFRVSKDRVFVIESARDAADARTADAQFIVVAYSTLIHEGVVAALTDIPFDSFIWDEWTYGKRLTGTARAERALACSRLLEEIPLKRVMALSATPFENHPRELAVVASMLHGETFKTPEEFLAARPEDPRFLRELMGDLVFGIELREVKDLPDITPEPWKDLFGATLIPLSPPHRELYEFVREDDTARLRSGNKADRLLQAAVHPHTLREHYSWPEHFDGYFENPELSTKLLWLKERLTRELALGAKIVVGTGIHVAGITRELPLEDSDILWVGGILREWFGERCVLCLDGSVPLTGARGRQSARTALIERWRSDPDARILLISMRACPDTINLTVPALPGIRKLFITALSFGWKPWKQFLGRFFREGQGVPVSYEVPVLDGTIDMSLLRLLREKWEALELFLAHVPLTEEERTLFSKKESLHRLIEENRSSLEYVNVIGAMMLGRGETGARARLTEEFFPGMTNAALYARSFEASREYNTSGHITRFIVEVVRKLEADGLVELERILDAGCGPLTLERSLAAPVYGVDLNAAMIETGRSASLHAGENARVGALSEMPAEWTHLFELTVCSLVLDWSSVAERTKILGELVRVTHPHGRILLTLTRTQLTEALLHAWTEALQEMDCVVIEELTGLVRALDGSNAAKERFQFWSICFSPNGRPFRAQNPDAFRLAFEVERSKIRRGDENGNSGHHEKEVLEHRGVVYREFEVVQRSGVALQAERAGELAAAHEVGRAIAAPDLGGWKFHRTPANLHWRVLQELVARGLVDVGGV, encoded by the coding sequence ATGTACAAAGCCACGCACCGCGATGCGCTTGAGATGGTTGCTGATTTTCCGGAAGGGCAGGAGAAGCGACGCCTTGTGCGGTACTTTGTCGAAACCGGACAGCTTACCGACGATGATCTTGCGTTCATGATGCGCCACGAGATGGAAAAACGCGTGGCCGAGTGCGCGGAAACCTTGAGCAACAATCACCTCGCGTACTTCCTGTGGGAGCGACTGCAAGCATATCCTGAACGGCTTGCCCGCGCGCTTGCGCAGTTGTTTCCGGACGTATTCTACACGTACGGGTATGCGTACCGGATGATTTTCAAGCTCCGTGCGAACCTCGGACCGGTCGTCATACCGCCGATACAGCCGAACGCCGATTACAATCCGTCGGTGTTTATGGCAGAGCTGCCGGAATCAGTGAAAGCTGATCTCCTTGAGCTCCACTGGGAATGTGTTTTCCGCGACTATCTCTACTGTATGAGCAGGGAAGAAGCAGTCGGGTTTGCGCTCCTTGATGAAGCGATCCTCTCTGCCGAAACGGACTACGATCGCGCACTCTATGAGCGTGTCAGAGACTACTGCAAAACGTTGCGCGACATGACCTTCCCTCAATGCATGAGCGAACTGAACGGCTCGCCGTTCCCGTCATTCCACGTGCGGTGGTGGATTGATTATGTAAAGGACAAACCGCGCGTGCTCAATATGAGCGACACCGGGACGCAGAAAACCGCGTTCGCCACGGTTGCGATGGATTTTTATGGCGCGCGCAAAGTGTTGGTGGTCTGCACCGCAAACGGCCGCAGGCATTGGGGCGATGAAATCGAAGGGTATTTTCGCGTTTCTAAAGATCGGGTGTTTGTGATAGAAAGCGCCCGAGACGCAGCGGATGCTCGAACAGCTGATGCGCAGTTTATAGTGGTGGCATATTCGACGCTCATCCACGAAGGCGTGGTTGCTGCGCTCACGGATATTCCGTTCGATTCGTTTATCTGGGATGAATGGACCTACGGGAAGCGCTTGACAGGCACCGCACGGGCCGAGCGCGCGCTTGCCTGCTCGCGGCTTCTCGAAGAGATTCCTCTCAAGCGCGTGATGGCGCTCTCGGCCACGCCGTTTGAGAACCATCCCCGCGAACTTGCCGTGGTCGCGTCCATGCTCCACGGTGAGACCTTCAAAACACCGGAGGAGTTTCTTGCGGCGCGTCCGGAAGATCCGCGGTTTCTCCGCGAGCTCATGGGCGATCTCGTCTTTGGCATTGAGCTCCGCGAAGTGAAAGACTTGCCGGATATCACCCCGGAGCCGTGGAAAGATCTCTTCGGCGCTACTCTGATCCCGCTCTCCCCACCGCACCGCGAGCTCTATGAATTTGTGCGCGAGGACGATACCGCGCGCCTGCGGTCCGGAAACAAAGCTGATCGGCTGCTCCAGGCAGCAGTGCATCCGCACACGCTTCGTGAGCACTATTCCTGGCCAGAGCACTTCGACGGATATTTCGAAAATCCGGAGCTTTCCACAAAGCTTCTCTGGCTTAAAGAGCGGCTAACGCGAGAGCTCGCCCTAGGCGCGAAAATCGTCGTCGGTACGGGCATTCATGTCGCGGGAATTACGAGGGAGCTTCCACTCGAGGATAGCGATATCCTGTGGGTCGGCGGCATTCTCCGCGAATGGTTTGGCGAGCGTTGTGTGCTTTGTCTTGACGGTTCTGTGCCGCTCACCGGTGCGCGTGGCAGGCAAAGCGCGCGCACCGCACTCATCGAACGCTGGCGGAGCGACCCGGACGCACGGATTCTTCTCATATCCATGCGCGCGTGCCCGGATACGATCAATCTGACCGTCCCCGCGCTTCCCGGCATCCGGAAGCTTTTTATCACCGCGCTCTCTTTCGGCTGGAAGCCGTGGAAGCAATTTCTCGGCAGATTCTTCCGGGAAGGGCAGGGTGTTCCGGTTTCCTACGAAGTACCGGTACTCGATGGTACGATTGATATGAGTCTGCTGCGGCTCCTCCGCGAAAAATGGGAAGCGCTTGAGCTTTTCCTTGCGCATGTGCCGCTCACCGAGGAGGAGCGTACGCTTTTCAGTAAAAAGGAGAGTCTGCACCGGCTGATTGAAGAAAACCGATCATCGCTTGAATATGTGAACGTGATCGGCGCGATGATGCTCGGCCGTGGTGAGACAGGAGCGCGAGCGCGGCTCACCGAGGAGTTTTTTCCCGGTATGACGAATGCCGCTCTCTATGCGCGGTCGTTTGAGGCGTCGCGCGAGTATAACACGTCCGGCCACATCACCCGATTTATCGTTGAGGTGGTCCGGAAGCTTGAAGCGGATGGTCTTGTTGAACTAGAGCGGATTCTCGATGCCGGGTGCGGGCCGCTCACCCTTGAACGCTCACTCGCCGCTCCGGTGTACGGCGTTGATCTGAACGCTGCGATGATCGAGACAGGACGGAGTGCGTCTCTTCATGCGGGGGAAAATGCCCGCGTGGGAGCGCTCTCGGAGATGCCTGCAGAGTGGACGCACCTCTTTGAGCTCACGGTTTGTTCGCTTGTGCTTGATTGGAGCAGCGTCGCAGAGCGGACGAAGATTCTCGGCGAGCTCGTGCGGGTAACGCATCCGCACGGGAGGATACTGCTCACCCTGACGCGCACTCAACTGACCGAGGCACTTCTCCATGCGTGGACCGAGGCGCTTCAGGAAATGGACTGTGTGGTTATAGAAGAGCTCACCGGTCTGGTGCGCGCTCTCGATGGCTCAAACGCCGCGAAGGAGCGGTTCCAGTTTTGGTCCATCTGCTTTTCGCCGAATGGCAGGCCATTTAGAGCGCAAAACCCCGACGCGTTCCGCCTTGCTTTTGAGGTAGAGCGGTCGAAAATACGACGTGGGGATGAGAATGGAAATAGTGGGCACCACGAAAAGGAGGTTTTAGAACATCGGGGTGTCGTGTATCGGGAGTTTGAAGTGGTGCAGCGCTCCGGCGTGGCGCTCCAAGCTGAGCGCGCAGGAGAGCTCGCGGCGGCGCATGAGGTAGGGCGCGCGATAGCAGCGCCTGATCTCGGTGGATGGAAATTCCACCGCACTCCGGCGAATCTCCACTGGCGCGTACTGCAAGAGCTTGTTGCGCGCGGCCTTGTGGACGTCGGCGGGGTGTGA